From one Planococcus citri chromosome 3, ihPlaCitr1.1, whole genome shotgun sequence genomic stretch:
- the LOC135840436 gene encoding potassium voltage-gated channel subfamily KQT member 1-like yields the protein MKDDLERNKLEEAQTLLSAPTWNRGANVSISPATVKSSRTGKYDLETPECLDNTFNRFGRLRLGDISPRSQVSVNTVFELSTTSTEVASHRRASSTSIPDTFIPATLDPRCLLHERHSIWENRYLGKEHRRAGATFQGRVYNFLERPSGWKCFIYHFTV from the exons atgaaagatgacTTGGAACGTAACAAGCTGGAGGAAGCTCAGACATTGCTATCAGCACCTACGTGGAATAGAG GCGCAAATGTCAGTATTTCTCCAGCGACAGTGAAAAGCTCCAGAACAGGCAAATACGATCTAGAGACTCCAGAATGCCTCGACAACAcgttcaatcgatttggaaggttGAGATTAG GTGATATCAGCCCTAGAAGCCAAGTCAGTGTTAATACAGTATTCGAACTAAGCACAACATCTACCGAAGTCGCTTCTCACCGGAGAGCCAGTAGCACCAGTATACCAGATACATTTATACCTGCAA CGTTGGATCCGCGGTGTTTATTACACGAAAGACATTCTATATGGGAGAATCGATATTTGGGCAAGGAGCATAGAAGGGCCGGTGCCACATTCCAAGGACGCgtgtacaattttttggaacGGCCTTCCGGATGGAAATGTTTCATCTACCACTTTACCGTGTAA